A part of Hydrogenobacter sp. T-8 genomic DNA contains:
- a CDS encoding AEC family transporter — protein MLEVFLTVSIAYILKRLGLFSEEHSKVLVNYVLYFALPLLSFKTAHNIGLSKEVAFIGVGAWLVIALCIITSYLVGKALKLKKSDLRTLMMASAFGNTAFLGYPYSFTYFGEEGLKYAVIYDSVGSFLAVSSLGFFIVSGSLQLRSIILFPPFLGLLFGFLLRAYELPAFFWKFVDFSIASLLPVVLFSLGLSLEFSHVGKGLKLLATAIGIRMFLSPLFALLVFKALPVSESAYRVSVLESAMPTMITASLLVLRYGLNHSLAFASAGLGIILSFLSIPAWVYILNKF, from the coding sequence ATGCTTGAGGTCTTTCTTACCGTAAGCATTGCATACATACTCAAAAGGCTTGGTCTGTTTTCCGAGGAACATTCTAAGGTTTTGGTAAACTACGTGTTATATTTTGCCCTTCCTTTGTTAAGCTTTAAGACCGCACATAATATAGGTCTTTCTAAGGAAGTGGCTTTTATCGGCGTTGGTGCTTGGCTTGTAATAGCCTTGTGTATAATCACTTCATATCTCGTAGGTAAGGCTCTCAAGCTCAAAAAATCAGACCTCAGGACACTTATGATGGCTTCTGCCTTTGGCAATACAGCCTTTCTTGGCTATCCTTACAGCTTTACCTACTTTGGAGAGGAAGGGCTAAAGTATGCGGTTATCTACGACAGCGTAGGTTCTTTTCTTGCGGTATCCTCTTTGGGCTTTTTTATAGTAAGCGGTAGTCTTCAATTAAGGTCCATAATACTCTTTCCACCCTTTCTTGGCTTGTTATTTGGCTTTCTGCTAAGGGCTTATGAGCTTCCAGCCTTCTTTTGGAAGTTTGTGGACTTTTCTATTGCATCGCTACTGCCAGTGGTTTTGTTTTCTCTGGGTCTTTCCCTTGAGTTTTCTCATGTTGGTAAAGGTCTTAAACTCTTGGCTACCGCCATTGGCATAAGGATGTTTCTATCTCCACTTTTTGCCCTTTTGGTATTTAAAGCCTTGCCTGTGAGCGAAAGCGCTTACAGGGTCTCTGTGCTTGAGTCCGCTATGCCTACCATGATAACCGCAAGCCTTTTGGTGCTAAGGTATGGGCTCAACCACAGCCTTGCCTTTGCCAGTGCAGGTCTTGGCATTATTCTGAGTTTTTTGAGCATTCCTGCATGGGTTTATATCCTAAATAAGTTCTAA